TCCGCACTCAAAAGATCGGTAACACGCGGCATCGGCTGCGACGACGCTTCCGCAACAGCCGGGGCTTCCGGCTTGGTGTTTTCGGCCAACGCTGTGTCGAGCAGCCGGTGCGTGTAGTCAAATGTCGGCCCCAGCAGCTGACCACCGGGAATATCCTTGAATGTCGCAGAGATACGCCGGCGAACCTGCATTGCTGCCGTATCAAGCGGCTCCGACGATCCAAAACGCGGCAACGTCGTACGATAAGCACGCGCCAGGAAGATCGCCTCAATCAGATCACCGCAAGCCTGCTTTATAGCCAGCGCAACCAGCTCTCGATCATAAAGCGAGCCTTCGCACATCACGCGATCGACGGCACGGCTGAGCTGTCCATCGATCTGCGATAGGCTGAGTTCGGGTGTGTTCTGGTCACCGCGCCGCTCATGCGCCAGCAGGCGATGCGCATTCGCAATCGCTGTCTCGCCGCCCTTGACTGCAACGTACATAACTAGGCGCTCCCTTCGATACGCGTCGAGCGCGGGACAGCGGCCACCGCGTTATCTGTCAACAGCAGCACATCGACACCACGTGGAAACAAAGCGCGGTTGTCGGTCATACGATGAACGAAGTCCTCCGGTAGCGGTCGCGCTGACAGCATCTGCACGCCGTCAATACCCGGCCCCTTCAGAGCGATCGAAGGCCCGCTTGATAGGCTCTCAACTTGCAGGATCAACGTTGTCGAGCGATCCGGATAATCCGGCGCTCCAAGCGCAAACCCCATAAAGTCAGGCGCATTCGCCGCATCCGCGATCAATGCGAAAGCCGCCTGCTGCGGATCATGCGTGATCGGCGCACCCGTGTGGAAACGCAGCCAGAGCGAAACATCGTTCGCATCGGCCAGAGCAGCGTCCAGCCAGACCGGGGTTTCGTAGTCAAGCAATGTCAGAATAGTCGCGGCAGCACCGCCAGACAACGGCGCTGGCGGCGACAGGTCGTGGCGCAGGTCGTGAACAAGACCCGGCCGCGACATTGCTTTCATGACCGCACGGAAGGCGGATTGCGATTCAAAAACCGGTTCGGAGAATGCAGGAGCGAGCGAGACGATCATTCTAGTCCTCACCCCGCACCATGGTGAAGAAATCAACGCGTGTCGCCGCCGTCCGGCACTCGTTCTCAGTGCGTTCTGCATCGATGCGCATCCGCACCGGCGACAACACATGACGTTCGACAGCCTCACGGTGTTCATCGCTCTGCCACAGCGCGTCGCACACGGCTGCAAGCCGCGCTTTGTGCCGGTCACGACCAAGTGCGTAAGAGAATCCAACTTGGCCCGACTGCAACTGTACGGCGCAACGCGTGACAGTCGCTTCACCGACGTTGAACGGGGCACCATCACCGCCGATCCGCCCGCGCAACATCACAAGACCGGATTCCGGCGGACGCAGATCGGTATGCTGAATGACCTCGCCGATGACAGCCAAACCGTCGGCAATCTCTTGCAGCTTCGCCTCGGCCAGAATCCGCATAGCGTTCTGCCGGGCAAGGCGAGAAGCGAGTTTCGTCTCTATGGATGCGCGCTCGGTCATGAGAAAAAATGTAGCATGAAGTTGTCTAGTGTGATAGACAACTTTCTAGCGCATGCACAATGACGCTTTGATGACATTCCGCAGTCCGATGGGAACAAAAAAGCATGGCGCATTCCGGTGAGGCCCTGAACACTGTGTCGCCGGCCGGCGTGATGCTATGGCGGAAAATTGCTGACGATATCGAACATGCGATCGTGCGTGGCGACTTCGCCACTGGTGAAAAACTGCCTAGCGAACAAGACATTGCAGATCGGTTTGGTGTAAATCGTCACACCGTGCGCCGGGCCTTGGCTGAGCTCACCGAACGCGGGCTGGTGCGTGCCGAGCGCGGCAGCGGAACCTATGTTGAACCTGCCCGGATTAGCTATCCCATCCGCGCACGCACACGCTTTTCCGAAATCATCAATGCATCCGGGCGCATGGCGGGCGGACGTTTACTGGCAAGCTCCAAGGAGCCTGCACCGCGTGACATCGCGCTCCGGCTCGATCTTCCGCCGAATGCGATGACGATCCGCCTCGAAATCCTGCGCAGCGCTAACCGCGTCCCGATTTCACTCGGAACGACCTGGCTACCAGCTGACCTCGCTCCCGATGCTGCCAAGATTTACCGAGCCGCGCGCTCGGTCAGCCGCCTGCTCGCGCATATCGGCTTTCGGGATTACAAGCGCCGCGACACACGCGTGTCCGCGGCCATGGCGGATGCGATCCACGCTGCAAAGTTGCAACTCACGCCTGGAAGGCCGCTGATTGTGGTCGACAGTGTCGATATTGCGTCCGATGGTAGGCCGATCCTCACGAGTCATGCACGCTTTGCTGCGGATCGTGTCGAACTTGTCATCGAGAACTGAGCTGCACATCATTTAATCGCCGCGACAGCAAAATTTCAAAAATTAAAACTATTGATGTCAGCAGCCATCTTCAAACGATGGCAAAGCGCTTTTCCGGCCTGTTCACAAGCGCTTCGCCGGCAAAAGATCGAATGACAATTCCGCGACAAGACAATGACGGAAAAGTCGGCAGGGCTATAAATCCAGCAAAATCAACTGCTCAGAAGATAGACATCGCACGGCACCGCCTTCATCGCACTGTCATATACCACTGTTAGCCCCGTTTCATGGATGCGGGAGCTATGACATGAAGGCTGAACCAATTCTGGTCGTGCGACATGTCTCAAAGTCTTTCGGCAACTGCCAGGTTCTGGACGATGTCTCGTTCTCGCTGTCGCGGGGCGAGATGGTTGGGTTGATCGGCGCATCCGGCTCCGGCAAATCCACACTCATTCGTACCATCGCTGCCCTGACGCCGATTGACCGCGAGAAAGACAAAGGCGCGCCCTGCTCGATTCACCTGTTTGATCAGGCGATTCAGAAGAATGGCTGCGTCACACGCGCAGCCGCCGGCTTGCGCTCGCGTGTCGGCGTGGTGTTTCAACAATTCAACCTGGTGCCACGACTGTCGCTTTTGATGAATGTCTGCCTTGGTCTCCTCGGACGCATGTCCGTGATCCCGGCGACCTTCGGGTATTTCACGCAGGATCAGAAGGTCAGTGCCATGACGGCGCTCAAGCGCGTCGGCATCGCCGAACATGCGTTGAAACGCGGCAGCCAATTATCGGGTGGACAACAGCAGCGTGCCGCGATTGCGCGTACATTGGTGCAAAACGCGGAAATCATCATCGCCGACGAGCCCATCGCCTCGCTAGATCCAAGCTCGGCCCGCCGCGTCATGGACATTCTCGCGGACCTGAACAAGCGCGACAACATTACCGTTCTGGTGTCGCTGCATCAGGTCGAATATGCGATGCGCTATTGTCCACGAACAATCGCCCTGAAAGGCGGCAAGATCATTTACGACGGCCCCTCAAGCGCGCTGACGCCGGAATTCCTGAGCGCACTCTATGGCGCGGAGAGCGAAGAGTTGTTCCTGCCGCCAATTGAATCCTACGCAGCGACGATTCAGACCGGCGCAAAATCGATGCCCGACGCTGCTGTTGCAAATGGGCATCTTGCTGCGCTCGACCAGCAGCGCGCAGCCATAAACGGCGCGCGACATTTGAACAGTTAGACGGCATGCCCCTCACAGGGCTGCACGTATTCTTTTGATCCTAGATACATAAGGGAGAATTGCGATGTCTGGATTCACAGCCAAATTGTCGGCGCGGTCGGCTTTGGCCGCTGCCGCCTTGGCAATGACCGTCGCCACAGGCGCGGCGCAGGAACTCAAGGAGCTAAACTTCGGCATCATCTCCACCGAGACGTCTGCCAATCTCAAAAAGGGCTGGGAGCCGTTCTTACGGGCGATGGAGAAAGGCACAGGGCTAAAGGTGAATGGCTTCTATGCTTCCGACTATGCCGGCGTGATCGAGGCAATGCGCTTTGGAAAAGTGCATATCGCTTGGTACGGCAATAAGTCCGCAATGGAAGCCGTCGACCGCTCAAGCGGCGAGGTTTTCATCCAATCCGTCGATTCGGACGGCAATCCCGGTTATTGGTCGCATCTGATCGTTCACAAAGATTCACCAATTCAGACGCTCGATGATGCGCTGAAATGCGACAAGACTCTCGATTTCGGCAACGGCGATCCCAATTCGACCTCGGGTTTCCTCGTGCCGACCACTTACGTTTTTGCGTCCAAGGGCATCGAGCCGAAACAATGCTTCAAGTCGGTTCGAAACGCGGCGCATGAAGCCAACGCAATGGCCGTCGCGAACAAGCAGGTTTCCGTTGCAACCAACAACAGTGAAAATCTGCGGCGCCTCGAAGTCACCGCTCCGGCCGCCCGCAAGAACATCAGGGTGATCTGGACATCGCCGCTGATCGCCAGCGATCCGTTGGTCTGGCGCAAGGACCTGTCCCCCGACGTGAAAGCCAAAGTTTATACATGGCTTGCCTCCTATGGGCGCGTCGGCACTCCGGAAGAGATTGCAGAAGCAAAGAAAGTTCTGGCGGAATTGCAGTGGGCGCCTTTTAACCCGTCTTCGAACCGTCAGCTGTTACCTATTCGGCAACTCGAAGCCAGCAAATCGCTGTTGCGGGTGATGTCCGACGACAAGCTCTCCGAGCAGGAGAAAAAGACCAAGAGCGCTGAATTGAAAGCTGAAATCGCGAAACTGGAGCAGGCACAGAAGCAGGCCGAATCCGATTCATTTACCAAACGAGTGTCGGCGTTCATTGAAGCCGATAAAGCAAGAGATCAGGCGCAAATCAAAAAGATGATCTCCGATTTCGCCGCCACCTTTGCAAGCACCAACTAACATCAGAGTTGGAGGCGCCGGGGGG
The genomic region above belongs to Pseudorhodoplanes sinuspersici and contains:
- the phnH gene encoding phosphonate C-P lyase system protein PhnH codes for the protein MIVSLAPAFSEPVFESQSAFRAVMKAMSRPGLVHDLRHDLSPPAPLSGGAAATILTLLDYETPVWLDAALADANDVSLWLRFHTGAPITHDPQQAAFALIADAANAPDFMGFALGAPDYPDRSTTLILQVESLSSGPSIALKGPGIDGVQMLSARPLPEDFVHRMTDNRALFPRGVDVLLLTDNAVAAVPRSTRIEGSA
- the phnG gene encoding phosphonate C-P lyase system protein PhnG, giving the protein MRILAEAKLQEIADGLAVIGEVIQHTDLRPPESGLVMLRGRIGGDGAPFNVGEATVTRCAVQLQSGQVGFSYALGRDRHKARLAAVCDALWQSDEHREAVERHVLSPVRMRIDAERTENECRTAATRVDFFTMVRGED
- the phnF gene encoding phosphonate metabolism transcriptional regulator PhnF — encoded protein: MAHSGEALNTVSPAGVMLWRKIADDIEHAIVRGDFATGEKLPSEQDIADRFGVNRHTVRRALAELTERGLVRAERGSGTYVEPARISYPIRARTRFSEIINASGRMAGGRLLASSKEPAPRDIALRLDLPPNAMTIRLEILRSANRVPISLGTTWLPADLAPDAAKIYRAARSVSRLLAHIGFRDYKRRDTRVSAAMADAIHAAKLQLTPGRPLIVVDSVDIASDGRPILTSHARFAADRVELVIEN
- the phnC gene encoding phosphonate ABC transporter ATP-binding protein; its protein translation is MKAEPILVVRHVSKSFGNCQVLDDVSFSLSRGEMVGLIGASGSGKSTLIRTIAALTPIDREKDKGAPCSIHLFDQAIQKNGCVTRAAAGLRSRVGVVFQQFNLVPRLSLLMNVCLGLLGRMSVIPATFGYFTQDQKVSAMTALKRVGIAEHALKRGSQLSGGQQQRAAIARTLVQNAEIIIADEPIASLDPSSARRVMDILADLNKRDNITVLVSLHQVEYAMRYCPRTIALKGGKIIYDGPSSALTPEFLSALYGAESEELFLPPIESYAATIQTGAKSMPDAAVANGHLAALDQQRAAINGARHLNS
- the phnD gene encoding phosphonate ABC transporter substrate-binding protein codes for the protein MAAAALAMTVATGAAQELKELNFGIISTETSANLKKGWEPFLRAMEKGTGLKVNGFYASDYAGVIEAMRFGKVHIAWYGNKSAMEAVDRSSGEVFIQSVDSDGNPGYWSHLIVHKDSPIQTLDDALKCDKTLDFGNGDPNSTSGFLVPTTYVFASKGIEPKQCFKSVRNAAHEANAMAVANKQVSVATNNSENLRRLEVTAPAARKNIRVIWTSPLIASDPLVWRKDLSPDVKAKVYTWLASYGRVGTPEEIAEAKKVLAELQWAPFNPSSNRQLLPIRQLEASKSLLRVMSDDKLSEQEKKTKSAELKAEIAKLEQAQKQAESDSFTKRVSAFIEADKARDQAQIKKMISDFAATFASTN